Proteins from a genomic interval of Neodiprion lecontei isolate iyNeoLeco1 chromosome 2, iyNeoLeco1.1, whole genome shotgun sequence:
- the LOC107223720 gene encoding uncharacterized protein LOC107223720 isoform X1, producing MISDGRKSLCACNNDNNRGIKWFRRIVAFAVILFVINNPKNANCQNAPPVGICAIDGCNCTVVVKKWINVKCVFSSDKDVELVEGSVPEEAIEVEISRCRELKIQAGAFMGGVQLRRVHVSGVSNVVAKSQAFNNLSAPNTLFEVSECDTVLLESHAFKNSLKPLSVSIARCKTVKIKPNVFLWLLKITIKDVLDLELSTNAFKFDTPQPGRHGPATQILFQSVKIDELPTMAFPSTVMEVRMDNLETSVIRKDTFSAMKILKVAISNATIGTIESGAFNGRTLIDNLEFVDVSVAQIKTGALLAPVTNFTIQYSRVNDMETGAINVVAATVTLNNNEFQEIAHRAISLNQWNHIAIHQNLFRSIQNESISVKMSENVKTQTEFLFTENHIVTAEPGSLRFAAQTQSLRRTTISGNYFAEPCSCNLEKWMKNLAGTNGSVVAVMASSYCEIDEVLGRCFKVPQGRLLMSNFTSIICAARVHHISCKDPATKPEPSVSPPNVGPHGYPKPKGYFDVEMSDPKQLEREKRIIVMICSAAGLCVMAVLVMFGLFYVRRRGVCPKLTSGPFSGLASWMSPSNGMAAATSARSISRMSVNEYAGLRPEARVLAVETAPDDQAEDAYAYTENKATQTLPEELTEDYLRELRERLNDPDDYSEARDMIEHLYDLIKVEESCNNNNNDNRETPAVYHDLVVRPRARGSALRPSTSVGTRVPSLDKLLPTPVGPRSQIVEYAEPRDSKLSDQNHLYAELLGDETVPSTSRLSQPVLAGLVGRAQQPLPPEIGGTGNEGQKTGFRDPAKSQTRPLSFLKALGESILGTSSKSPQKRPAAPLLCEYAEPSDAAAHLYSELSEPNTHTNSRPSSKMANRPLPTKPGDTETTPITIS from the exons GATGTGGAGCTGGTGGAAGGTTCGGTGCCGGAGGAAGCGATCGAAGTGGAAATATCCCGGTGTCGAGAGCTGAAGATACAAGCAGGTGCATTTATGGGAGGTGTTCAACTGCGTAGAGTGCACGTCTCAGGGGTTTCCAACGTGGTAGCGAAGAGCCAGGCGTTCAATAATTTAAGCGCCCCGAACACTCTGTTCGAGGTATCGGAGTGCGACACGGTACTGCTGGAGAGTCACGCGTTCAAGAACTCGCTGAAACCACTGAGTGTCTCTATAGCTCGGTGCAAAACCGTAAAGATAAAGCCAAACGTTTTTTTATGGCTGCTGAAGATCACCATCAAGGATGTCCTCGACTTGGAGCTGTCCACCAACGCCTTCAAGTTCGACACGCCTCAGCCAGGACGTCATGGACCGGCGACCCAG ATATTGTTCCAGAGTGTAAAAATAGACGAGTTACCAACGATGGCGTTTCCCTCGACAGTCATGGAGGTGCGCATGGACAATCTCGAGACATCGGTGATTCGCAAGGACACGTTTAGCGCCATGAAGATACTGAAAGTGGCGATAAGCAACGCTACTATCGGGACAATCGAGTCGGGTGCTTTTAACGGTCGAACTCTGATCGACAATCTAGAATTCGTCGACGTGAGCGTTGCGCAAATAAAAACCGGTGCGCTTCTGGCACCAGTCACAAATTTCACAATTCAATACTCAAG AGTGAATGACATGGAGACAGGTGCCATAAACGTGGTCGCGGCAACGGTGACTCTGAACAACAACGAGTTTCAGGAAATCGCGCACCGGGCGATATCGCTCAACCAATGGAACCACATAGCGATCCACCAGAACCTATTCCGGAGTATTCAGAACGAATCGATATCGGTGAAGATGTCAGAGAACGTTAAAACGCAGACTGAGTTCCTGTTCACCGAGAACCACATAGTGACAGCGGAACCTGGTTCTCTGAGGTTCGCGGCACAGACTCAGAGTCTTCGCCGAACGACGATAAGCGGTAACTACTTTGCAGAGCCGTGCAGCTGCAATCTTgaaaaatggatgaaaaatcTAGCCGGAACAAACGGTTCCGTGGTAGCGGTGATGGCCTCGAGCTACTGCGAGATAGACGAGGTTCTAGGTCGGTGCTTCAAGGTGCCGCAGGGCCGGCTGTTGATGAGCAACTTCACGAGCATAATATGCGCGGCGAGAGTGCACCACATAAGCTGCAAGGACCCTGCTACGAAGCCTGAGCCTAGCGTAAGTCCGCCGAACGTCGGTCCGCACGGTTACCCAAAGCCGAAGGGTTATTTCGACGTTGAAATGAGCGACCCCAAGCAGCTGGAACGAGAGAAACGGATAATAGTGATGATATGCTCGGCAGCTGGTCTCTGCGTGATGGCGGTGCTGGTGATGTTCGGTCTGTTCTACGTCCGGCGGCGAGGCGTCTGTCCGAAGTTGACGTCGGGTCCTTTCTCCGGTCTGGCCTCGTGGATGTCGCCGAGCAACGGAATGGCCGCTGCAACATCGGCGAGGTCGATATCTCGGATGAGCGTTAACGAGTACGCGGGTCTGCGGCCGGAAGCTAGAGTCCTGGCCGTGGAAACGGCGCCTGATGACCAAGCCGAGGACGCCTACGCATACACGGAGAACAAGGCGACCCAAACACTGCCCGAAGAACTGACAGAGGATTACCTCAGGGAGCTCAGGGAGCGACTCAACGATCCGGATGACTACAGCGAGGCCAGAGACATGATCGAGCACCTCTACGACCTGATCAAGGTCGAGGAGAGttgcaacaacaacaacaacgacaaccgCGAGACTCCGGCGGTCTACCACGACCTTGTAGTCAGACCCCGGGCTCGCGGCTCGGCCTTGAGGCCCTCGACGAGCGTCGGAACGCGAGTTCCGTCCCTGGACAAGCTTCTCCCGACCCCCGTGGGGCCTCGGTCCCAAATCGTGGAGTACGCCGAGCCTCGGGACAGTAAACTGAGCGACCAGAATCACCTCTACGCCGAGCTTCTGGGCGACGAAACGGTACCCAGTACGAGCCGACTGTCCCAACCAGTTTTGGCTGGACTTGTCGGTCGGGCCCAGCAGCCTCTGCCGCCGGAAATTGGTGGTACCGGAAACGAGGGGCAGAAGACCGGCTTCAGGGATCCCGCCAAGAGCCAGACTCGACCTCTGAGCTTCCTCAAGGCCCTCGGCGAGAGCATTCTCGGTACGTCGTCGAAGAGTCCCCAGAAAAGGCCCGCGGCTCCGTTGCTCTGCGAGTACGCCGAACCCTCGGACGCGGCGGCTCACCTTTACTCGGAACTCTCGGAGCCGAATACTCACACCAACTCGAGGCCATCTAGTAAAATGGCCAACAGACCTTTGCCAACGAAGCCTGGTGATACGGAGACAACGCCGATCACCATTTCGTAA
- the LOC107223720 gene encoding uncharacterized protein LOC107223720 isoform X4 has translation MAQDVELVEGSVPEEAIEVEISRCRELKIQAGAFMGGVQLRRVHVSGVSNVVAKSQAFNNLSAPNTLFEVSECDTVLLESHAFKNSLKPLSVSIARCKTVKIKPNVFLWLLKITIKDVLDLELSTNAFKFDTPQPGRHGPATQILFQSVKIDELPTMAFPSTVMEVRMDNLETSVIRKDTFSAMKILKVAISNATIGTIESGAFNGRTLIDNLEFVDVSVAQIKTGALLAPVTNFTIQYSRVNDMETGAINVVAATVTLNNNEFQEIAHRAISLNQWNHIAIHQNLFRSIQNESISVKMSENVKTQTEFLFTENHIVTAEPGSLRFAAQTQSLRRTTISGNYFAEPCSCNLEKWMKNLAGTNGSVVAVMASSYCEIDEVLGRCFKVPQGRLLMSNFTSIICAARVHHISCKDPATKPEPSVSPPNVGPHGYPKPKGYFDVEMSDPKQLEREKRIIVMICSAAGLCVMAVLVMFGLFYVRRRGVCPKLTSGPFSGLASWMSPSNGMAAATSARSISRMSVNEYAGLRPEARVLAVETAPDDQAEDAYAYTENKATQTLPEELTEDYLRELRERLNDPDDYSEARDMIEHLYDLIKVEESCNNNNNDNRETPAVYHDLVVRPRARGSALRPSTSVGTRVPSLDKLLPTPVGPRSQIVEYAEPRDSKLSDQNHLYAELLGDETVPSTSRLSQPVLAGLVGRAQQPLPPEIGGTGNEGQKTGFRDPAKSQTRPLSFLKALGESILGTSSKSPQKRPAAPLLCEYAEPSDAAAHLYSELSEPNTHTNSRPSSKMANRPLPTKPGDTETTPITIS, from the exons GATGTGGAGCTGGTGGAAGGTTCGGTGCCGGAGGAAGCGATCGAAGTGGAAATATCCCGGTGTCGAGAGCTGAAGATACAAGCAGGTGCATTTATGGGAGGTGTTCAACTGCGTAGAGTGCACGTCTCAGGGGTTTCCAACGTGGTAGCGAAGAGCCAGGCGTTCAATAATTTAAGCGCCCCGAACACTCTGTTCGAGGTATCGGAGTGCGACACGGTACTGCTGGAGAGTCACGCGTTCAAGAACTCGCTGAAACCACTGAGTGTCTCTATAGCTCGGTGCAAAACCGTAAAGATAAAGCCAAACGTTTTTTTATGGCTGCTGAAGATCACCATCAAGGATGTCCTCGACTTGGAGCTGTCCACCAACGCCTTCAAGTTCGACACGCCTCAGCCAGGACGTCATGGACCGGCGACCCAG ATATTGTTCCAGAGTGTAAAAATAGACGAGTTACCAACGATGGCGTTTCCCTCGACAGTCATGGAGGTGCGCATGGACAATCTCGAGACATCGGTGATTCGCAAGGACACGTTTAGCGCCATGAAGATACTGAAAGTGGCGATAAGCAACGCTACTATCGGGACAATCGAGTCGGGTGCTTTTAACGGTCGAACTCTGATCGACAATCTAGAATTCGTCGACGTGAGCGTTGCGCAAATAAAAACCGGTGCGCTTCTGGCACCAGTCACAAATTTCACAATTCAATACTCAAG AGTGAATGACATGGAGACAGGTGCCATAAACGTGGTCGCGGCAACGGTGACTCTGAACAACAACGAGTTTCAGGAAATCGCGCACCGGGCGATATCGCTCAACCAATGGAACCACATAGCGATCCACCAGAACCTATTCCGGAGTATTCAGAACGAATCGATATCGGTGAAGATGTCAGAGAACGTTAAAACGCAGACTGAGTTCCTGTTCACCGAGAACCACATAGTGACAGCGGAACCTGGTTCTCTGAGGTTCGCGGCACAGACTCAGAGTCTTCGCCGAACGACGATAAGCGGTAACTACTTTGCAGAGCCGTGCAGCTGCAATCTTgaaaaatggatgaaaaatcTAGCCGGAACAAACGGTTCCGTGGTAGCGGTGATGGCCTCGAGCTACTGCGAGATAGACGAGGTTCTAGGTCGGTGCTTCAAGGTGCCGCAGGGCCGGCTGTTGATGAGCAACTTCACGAGCATAATATGCGCGGCGAGAGTGCACCACATAAGCTGCAAGGACCCTGCTACGAAGCCTGAGCCTAGCGTAAGTCCGCCGAACGTCGGTCCGCACGGTTACCCAAAGCCGAAGGGTTATTTCGACGTTGAAATGAGCGACCCCAAGCAGCTGGAACGAGAGAAACGGATAATAGTGATGATATGCTCGGCAGCTGGTCTCTGCGTGATGGCGGTGCTGGTGATGTTCGGTCTGTTCTACGTCCGGCGGCGAGGCGTCTGTCCGAAGTTGACGTCGGGTCCTTTCTCCGGTCTGGCCTCGTGGATGTCGCCGAGCAACGGAATGGCCGCTGCAACATCGGCGAGGTCGATATCTCGGATGAGCGTTAACGAGTACGCGGGTCTGCGGCCGGAAGCTAGAGTCCTGGCCGTGGAAACGGCGCCTGATGACCAAGCCGAGGACGCCTACGCATACACGGAGAACAAGGCGACCCAAACACTGCCCGAAGAACTGACAGAGGATTACCTCAGGGAGCTCAGGGAGCGACTCAACGATCCGGATGACTACAGCGAGGCCAGAGACATGATCGAGCACCTCTACGACCTGATCAAGGTCGAGGAGAGttgcaacaacaacaacaacgacaaccgCGAGACTCCGGCGGTCTACCACGACCTTGTAGTCAGACCCCGGGCTCGCGGCTCGGCCTTGAGGCCCTCGACGAGCGTCGGAACGCGAGTTCCGTCCCTGGACAAGCTTCTCCCGACCCCCGTGGGGCCTCGGTCCCAAATCGTGGAGTACGCCGAGCCTCGGGACAGTAAACTGAGCGACCAGAATCACCTCTACGCCGAGCTTCTGGGCGACGAAACGGTACCCAGTACGAGCCGACTGTCCCAACCAGTTTTGGCTGGACTTGTCGGTCGGGCCCAGCAGCCTCTGCCGCCGGAAATTGGTGGTACCGGAAACGAGGGGCAGAAGACCGGCTTCAGGGATCCCGCCAAGAGCCAGACTCGACCTCTGAGCTTCCTCAAGGCCCTCGGCGAGAGCATTCTCGGTACGTCGTCGAAGAGTCCCCAGAAAAGGCCCGCGGCTCCGTTGCTCTGCGAGTACGCCGAACCCTCGGACGCGGCGGCTCACCTTTACTCGGAACTCTCGGAGCCGAATACTCACACCAACTCGAGGCCATCTAGTAAAATGGCCAACAGACCTTTGCCAACGAAGCCTGGTGATACGGAGACAACGCCGATCACCATTTCGTAA